The DNA region TGCTGATAAGCCTTATTTCACCAAACACAGAGTAAAAGAAAAGAAGCTATGAAAGTGTGACCTACAAAGCAGATAAGAACTTAAAAATGGTATTCTTTTATCTAAGTAACAACAAATGGGAAACTAAATGAACTGGCTTTAACTTATAAAATTATTCACGTGTtaacttgtttttaatatCCACAGCTCGCTGTTAAAGAAGGCCACCGCGAATACAACCCTATTAACCTGAATATAATCGGATATATTTGCCACGCATGGTTTCAGATTATACTATCACAGTCTTAGAAATTGAGTTATATTCGTAATACATCTTTGCACACaatgtattttaaatgtattcaCACAATTATTTCAAATCGGTGAACTCTCAAATAATGTTCACTTCTTTTCCACTTTGGTTTGCTACACATAGGTTCACTGCACTTCATACACGACTTTCAAAATTCGATTACCTTATACTGTGACATGTCTGATCCTCCGGCGGCTTAAAGTATCACTGAAGTTCGCCGATCATAGGTCCCCCTATTTATATATGCTGGATCCAGTCAGACTAGATAGCGACTGTTTTGAATACTGGCCGGAGAAACTAGTCTCCGAGAAAAGGCCAGTCCCCTCAAATGTGCAGAATCATTCGAGAAGTAAACACCTGCCCCCAGTTGTTGATGCGTGCGgattgttttgattttgttacTAACTAAATCACACCACTGAACCACTGGAAAAGCAACCGTGCTTTACTTAGCATAGCGGATTTACTGGTTTAAAAAAGGGGTATGTCTATTTAAGCATAGTAACCCATCTTTATCTGCCTTTTAAAAAAGTAACTTATATCTTAGTACCTATGATAAGAACACCTTTTACAGCTTAATAATACTGAAAAAGAACAGTGCTTTCTCAGGTCACCAAAAGAATTGAACTACGTTTTGTAAACTAAGTAACTAGTCGTTTAATTTATTGCGGCAAAGATTCAAAGTTATAGTTAATACGGTAGGCAATACAATACAGTTGGTGTGTGCGCTGTCTGTATATTAAAATACTTAAAGTACTTTTATACGGTAATTAAACCTAAATTAGTACGAGTACATTAAATTAAACGTTTAAGGACATACAGCGCTCGTGAGGTGAGTAAAAGCGGAGATTCACTCGTAGGACTGGCGTAATCTTTACGGATCATAAAGATTATTTTAATTGAGATATGCACGGCATATCTGTGTTGTAGAAAACAATCCAAATTATttgtgaaaaataaatgtttgtaAATTGCTGGCAATCAGATTCATAACTCTGATCTATGAACTTTACACTTAGCAAGAAGTAAACTTAAATAagaaatatggaaaaaataaaataaaatatttgctccgaAAGATACTGATTGGGCGATTAAAATGACGGACACTGGTATGTTATGGATGCTACGCGGCATTACGTATGGGAGTATATACTGTTGGGAAAATACTGCGACTGCGATTTCGCTGGCAAGGATTCCAATTCAGTTGTCCTAGTCGTGCGACAGGTTCAGGATATCATCGCCCATGCTGTTTTTGGGCATCTTGGCCGGGGGCGGAGCAGCCAGATCCGCTACCGAGGCAAACTCCATGCGCTTCTTGGGCACTCCACCGCTGCCGAGGAGTGCTCCAGGCGGTGCCAGCTCTCCGTAGAGGCGGCTTAGGTCCGGCGAAGGCCGTCGATGCGAAGAACTGCTGCTTCCGTCTGAGGGCGCTGGCGATGGGGTGTTCGAGGGCACACTCGAGATGGCCAGGTCCACTGCACTAAAGTTGTATTTGCTGCCAGAGTTCGAGTTGTTTCCTCCGCCTCCGCTTCCTCCACTGTTAGCCGACTTGGTGGGCGTAAGTCGCTCCAAAGCTGGTGAGGCCGATGATTCCCGTGTACGTGCCGATGAAGGCGTCGTGGATTTCGGTGGCTTCATCATCATGGCTGACAGAGATTCCTGCTGGATCTTGAACAGAGCCGATGGAGTCATGAACATGTTATTAGCCGCCAGTGTGGTTTTAGACAGTGGATCGGGTATGCCGTATTTGCCATGCTGCTGCTGAAAGAAGGCCGCATAATCCTGCATTTTTTCCTGCGCCAAGGCATTATAGTAAGCAGCTTGGTTGGATAGGGAAGAGGGAGATGAAATGCCGGAAACCCCAGCGTTGCCTGAAGAGCTTCCAGACTTCATGGCATTCGACGAGGACCCAGCTCCCACAACTGCTCcagagggcgtggcaaaaaGGGCGTCCAAATCGGCGGCAGCTTTGTTTTGCCGATACAGCAAAGCCTTGATCTCCGAGTCCTGCTTCTCAAGCTGTAGCAGCTGGTTTAGCATATCGCTCTGTATGTCCTTCTGTTTTTGCTTTGATCCACCTCCGCCGCCACCTCCTGACACACCCACTCCCGATGACAGAAGAGCGGAAAGCTCATTGTGGGCTCCTGCCATGTGCTTGTTAGAAGTCATCGCCGCTGCAAATTGGTTGTTGGGATCAAACAACTTAGTGTAGGTCTGCAACAATGCAGTGTAGTCAGCCTGTGCAGCTgcctgctgttgttgctgctgctgctgttgctgatgatgctgctgcaactgttgctgttgctgcttctTGGATGAACTGCTGTTGGAACTGCCACTGGAGGCAGTCTGCTGAGGGGGCGGAATTGAGGCGGCGGCCACCGCTGCCATCTGTTGCTGCAGGAACGCGTTAAGGTCGTTGCTTTGTTTGCTCTGCTGCATGTAAGAGTCGTAACCGAGGAGCTTCGATGCCTGGATTAGGTTGTTATAGTCGGCACTGAGGGCAGCCGCCGCAGCTGCCGCTGGCGAAGATTTTGAGGACTTGCCAGAAGATGAATTGGAGGGTTGACTACCAGTCAAAGCATTAGCAGCCGGCACTCCCAATCCCGCACCTGTAAGATAGCTGTAATCGGATCCAAAGCCCAGGGTGCCCAGAGTGGTGGCTCCCAGAGCTTCTGCTTGCTGGAGAAGCAGTGCTGCATATTCCGGCGAACGGATGAGCTCGCTCATCTTAAGTGGATCGTTTTTAAGTTCATCCAGCTCCTTCATCAATTTTGTCTTATATGAATTGGAGGTCGAGCTGGAGTTCGATGAGGAAGAAGATGAGGAGGACTTCGATGATCGCTCCGATTTagacttgctgctgctgtgggcATTGCTGTTTCCACCTCCTCCAATTCCTACTCCTGTGGGCAGCGGCATATTGAAGCTATTCGAGTAGGCAGCCACAGCAGCTGCAACATTGGGATCACTCAAACCGGAGGAAGCAGTGGCATTACTTTGTTTGGAGCCACCCACCTTGGCTGCTGCCGCCGCCAGCTGGTTAAGAGATGAGCTGCCGTAATCCTTGCGCTGTTGCTGGAATAGAGCTGCCAAGTCGCCTTGAAGAAAGTTCGGAGGGAGCTGCCCTGCCAGCTGAGCCAAACTGGCAGCCATCAGATCGTTGGCCGTGGGCAGGCAAGCGGCCGCTGGAGGAACTAGAGCAGCTGCGGCCGCCTCGTACTTATTAGGCGTGATGCTGGGACTATTCCGGGCAATATCGCTTACGCTGAACTTTCCCGGACTGGGCGCTGGAGAATTACGAGTGCGGGATGTGGAGGCATGCGACGAGGCGTCCGACTTCGCTGGCGATGGTGACGCCCTTACAGGAACCTCAAACTTGGCGGGACTGGCGGAGTTGGATTGAATGGTGATGGGACTGTCCCTTGGCGAGGCACTCAAAGCGGAGGTCAGAGCTGATGTCGATACAACTGGTGGGATG from Drosophila subpulchrella strain 33 F10 #4 breed RU33 chromosome 2L, RU_Dsub_v1.1 Primary Assembly, whole genome shotgun sequence includes:
- the LOC119547310 gene encoding MPN domain-containing protein CG4751 — encoded protein: MENGVEHGVDEAGENQVVSSSDGEGDCDGEGEVEGEVLQPPQITNDCEGVAAGEGERAPATTEAIDATPDSGPPPLDGAAPGAMLEDNLCDKDVDSDAGDEDNDDETKENYEGFNGTGRTVTLQTLMAANVLQPGLGLMTIEYLGQKFVGDLLADGKIKSHETETIFLTPSAWAMHCKRIINPEKKSGCGWASVKYKGKKLDAYKNTYLRKCALQKETPLDDCDLDAERKSDSPEIVVKRTVFAHNTVSNRNVVHDANMLIESVPFTSVGKLQPFLITVNSSALLLADFHCHLTVREVCGYLGGTWDMNTHTLSITKTYPCRSTRFDRQRAGEVERDIQKMMIQDQLLLVGWYHSHPKFQAEPTLRDCDSQLDYQIRMRGASDLTYTPCVSLIISPYYDENPTLESVVKCIWIVPPNENRQSMEYGRPMLMQYSVLPDKEIPEEVRSEIQLCVDYYSQYRSEVVKFRNIYNNDVTYNEKLKNTLYPKFPSKQSDKALWNWICAVLDCEQEDDFIPPKTIKIIDNDELEVKEEDKPVVLMDLSSDVKLNPPKEEIFNEAISTLEESARKAEEESNAQAEQKASELKVMSLQEQLCMPSGLNMNPVRMLSPLATPNPTSHPSVLPSLVAPTLPAATSQLLPPQMPVATAPPVIPPVVSTSALTSALSASPRDSPITIQSNSASPAKFEVPVRASPSPAKSDASSHASTSRTRNSPAPSPGKFSVSDIARNSPSITPNKYEAAAAALVPPAAACLPTANDLMAASLAQLAGQLPPNFLQGDLAALFQQQRKDYGSSSLNQLAAAAAKVGGSKQSNATASSGLSDPNVAAAVAAYSNSFNMPLPTGVGIGGGGNSNAHSSSKSKSERSSKSSSSSSSSNSSSTSNSYKTKLMKELDELKNDPLKMSELIRSPEYAALLLQQAEALGATTLGTLGFGSDYSYLTGAGLGVPAANALTGSQPSNSSSGKSSKSSPAAAAAAALSADYNNLIQASKLLGYDSYMQQSKQSNDLNAFLQQQMAAVAAASIPPPQQTASSGSSNSSSSKKQQQQQLQQHHQQQQQQQQQQAAAQADYTALLQTYTKLFDPNNQFAAAMTSNKHMAGAHNELSALLSSGVGVSGGGGGGGSKQKQKDIQSDMLNQLLQLEKQDSEIKALLYRQNKAAADLDALFATPSGAVVGAGSSSNAMKSGSSSGNAGVSGISSPSSLSNQAAYYNALAQEKMQDYAAFFQQQHGKYGIPDPLSKTTLAANNMFMTPSALFKIQQESLSAMMMKPPKSTTPSSARTRESSASPALERLTPTKSANSGGSGGGGNNSNSGSKYNFSAVDLAISSVPSNTPSPAPSDGSSSSSHRRPSPDLSRLYGELAPPGALLGSGGVPKKRMEFASVADLAAPPPAKMPKNSMGDDILNLSHD